One Lachnospiraceae bacterium C1.1 genomic region harbors:
- a CDS encoding ABC transporter permease — protein MLLLIQYTLLFSSVLLLVALGGCFSEHSGVINLGLEGIMAIGALGGALTMKYLANASTGVIIISVVLASVISGMIYSALLGIAAIGFKADQTLIGTAMNMLATAVATVLVKSINIAENPDNVSSTVQYINGRRAFIINAGKMQLSWFMIMAIAALVISYVVLYKTKFGLRLMACGEHPQAANSVGIDVLKMRWAGVLISGFLGGLGGVVYITAGVSEWKFETGVAGFGFLALAVMIFGQWKPHRIALAALLFGFFRSLSNVYSGIDFLSALNIPSTIYNMMPYIISLIVLALTSENSRAPKAEGIPYDKGMR, from the coding sequence ATGTTACTTCTTATACAGTATACTTTACTCTTTTCGTCTGTACTTCTTTTGGTCGCATTGGGCGGATGCTTTTCAGAACATTCAGGTGTTATCAACCTTGGACTTGAAGGTATTATGGCAATTGGAGCATTAGGCGGAGCGCTTACCATGAAATATCTTGCAAATGCATCAACGGGAGTCATAATAATATCTGTTGTTTTGGCTTCTGTTATTTCGGGAATGATCTATTCTGCGCTTTTAGGTATAGCTGCGATTGGTTTTAAGGCAGATCAGACACTTATCGGAACAGCTATGAATATGCTTGCGACAGCAGTTGCAACTGTCCTTGTTAAGTCGATCAATATTGCTGAAAATCCTGACAATGTATCTTCAACTGTTCAGTATATTAATGGGCGAAGGGCATTTATAATTAATGCAGGAAAAATGCAGCTTAGTTGGTTTATGATCATGGCAATTGCAGCTTTGGTAATATCTTATGTTGTTCTTTATAAAACAAAATTCGGTCTCAGACTTATGGCTTGTGGTGAGCATCCTCAGGCAGCAAACAGCGTAGGCATAGATGTTTTGAAGATGCGTTGGGCAGGAGTTCTTATTTCCGGCTTCTTAGGCGGACTTGGCGGTGTTGTTTACATTACAGCCGGAGTTAGTGAATGGAAGTTTGAAACCGGTGTTGCCGGTTTTGGTTTCCTTGCGCTTGCAGTTATGATCTTCGGCCAGTGGAAGCCTCATCGTATAGCACTTGCCGCTTTATTATTCGGATTTTTCCGATCACTTTCAAATGTATACTCGGGAATTGATTTCCTTTCAGCGTTAAACATTCCGAGTACTATTTACAATATGATGCCGTATATTATTTCTCTGATCGTGCTCGCTCTTACATCAGAAAATTCAAGAGCGCCTAAGGCAGAAGGTATACCTTACGATAAGGGAATGAGATAA
- the deoC gene encoding deoxyribose-phosphate aldolase, whose protein sequence is MDVKDILAICDHTLLKQESKWEDIKLICDDAIKYSCASVCIPPCYVKKAKEYMSDKMRITTVIGFPNGSNTTASKVFETEDAIKNGADEIDMVINIGELKAGNYDYVLDEIKALRKASEGHILKVIIETCLLTDAEKIKMCELVTEAEADYIKTSTGFSTAGATFEDVKLFSEHVGKNVKIKAAGGISSLEDAEKFMELGASRLGTSRIVKIVKG, encoded by the coding sequence ATGGATGTAAAAGATATATTAGCCATATGTGATCACACTTTACTAAAACAGGAGAGTAAGTGGGAGGATATAAAGCTAATCTGCGATGATGCCATTAAATATTCCTGTGCATCGGTATGTATTCCGCCTTGTTATGTAAAAAAAGCAAAGGAATATATGTCAGATAAAATGCGAATAACTACAGTTATAGGTTTTCCTAACGGTTCCAATACTACCGCATCAAAGGTATTTGAGACTGAGGATGCTATAAAGAATGGAGCAGATGAAATAGATATGGTCATAAATATCGGTGAACTTAAGGCCGGAAATTATGACTATGTGCTTGATGAGATAAAGGCTTTAAGAAAAGCATCTGAAGGACATATCTTAAAGGTTATCATTGAGACATGCCTTTTAACTGATGCTGAAAAGATAAAAATGTGCGAACTCGTAACTGAAGCAGAAGCTGATTATATAAAAACTTCCACAGGTTTCAGCACAGCAGGAGCAACCTTTGAGGATGTTAAGCTTTTCAGTGAGCATGTAGGTAAAAATGTAAAGATAAAAGCAGCAGGTGGAATAAGTTCACTTGAGGATGCCGAAAAATTCATGGAGCTTGGCGCATCCAGACTCGGAACTTCGAGAATAGTAAAAATCGTAAAAGGATAA
- a CDS encoding phospho-sugar mutase — MDKYKEWLEKMPKEDPLYKELLEIKDDPTEIKERFYQDLKFGTAGLRGKVKAGTACMNFYTVGRATQGISNYIVDCGKEAMDKGVVIAHDPRHFSKEFSEFAASIFAANGIKVYLFDGMRPTPELAYIIRQLHTISGINITASHNPKEYNGYKAYWEDGCQVSAEIADGMMRKIDEVAYFSGIKKMDLEEAKNKGLIEILSADWDRKYLDRIESLKIHDGEELDLSIPIVYTPLNGAGSVPFSQMMKDRGFSNFNIVEEQRDPDPDFTTVGYPNPESPAAFKMSEELGKKVGAELLMATDPDSDRFAIEILADDGNYIPLNGNQTGYLLVNYILEGHKDAGTLPDKGAMVKSIVTSDMSAVMARAYGVEMFEALTGFKNICGRIPFLEKNGYTYLFGYEESVGYAACKDIRDKDGISAGMLVAEAAAYYKKQGKTLWQVLIGLYEKYGFYAEDEPNLILEGIEGAERISRMMSALRADLPKEVAGIKVDKVIDYVNGYEDIPASNVLRFYLEDGSMFSVRPSGTEPKIKFYFYTKQDSRENALKRNAEIKEALLDIVNAIE, encoded by the coding sequence ATGGATAAATATAAAGAGTGGCTAGAAAAAATGCCTAAGGAGGATCCTCTGTATAAAGAGCTTCTCGAGATTAAAGATGATCCGACAGAGATTAAAGAACGTTTTTATCAGGATCTTAAATTTGGTACTGCAGGACTTCGAGGTAAAGTTAAAGCCGGAACTGCCTGCATGAATTTCTATACTGTTGGCAGAGCTACACAGGGTATTTCCAATTATATAGTTGATTGTGGAAAAGAAGCTATGGATAAGGGCGTTGTAATAGCTCATGATCCCAGACATTTTTCTAAAGAATTCTCAGAATTTGCCGCATCAATATTTGCAGCTAATGGTATAAAGGTTTATCTTTTTGACGGAATGAGACCAACTCCGGAGCTGGCTTATATTATCAGACAGCTTCATACTATATCTGGAATCAATATCACTGCATCACATAACCCAAAAGAATATAACGGATACAAGGCTTATTGGGAAGATGGATGCCAGGTCAGTGCAGAAATTGCTGACGGAATGATGAGAAAAATAGACGAAGTTGCTTATTTTTCCGGTATAAAAAAGATGGATCTTGAAGAGGCTAAAAATAAAGGCCTTATTGAAATACTTTCTGCTGACTGGGACAGAAAATACCTTGATAGGATTGAATCCTTGAAAATTCATGATGGCGAAGAGCTTGACCTGTCAATCCCGATAGTTTATACACCGCTTAATGGTGCAGGTTCTGTTCCTTTTTCTCAGATGATGAAGGACAGGGGATTTAGCAATTTTAATATAGTTGAGGAACAGAGGGATCCAGATCCGGATTTTACTACTGTCGGATATCCTAATCCTGAATCACCGGCTGCTTTTAAGATGAGTGAGGAACTGGGAAAGAAAGTTGGAGCAGAATTACTGATGGCCACGGATCCGGATTCTGACCGTTTTGCAATTGAAATTCTGGCAGATGATGGTAATTATATTCCGCTTAACGGAAATCAGACAGGATATTTGCTTGTGAATTATATACTTGAGGGGCATAAAGACGCAGGTACGCTTCCTGATAAGGGCGCTATGGTAAAATCAATCGTTACAAGCGATATGTCAGCAGTCATGGCGAGGGCTTATGGTGTCGAAATGTTTGAAGCACTTACAGGGTTTAAGAATATCTGCGGTAGGATTCCTTTCCTTGAGAAAAACGGTTATACATATCTTTTTGGTTATGAAGAGTCTGTTGGATATGCTGCATGTAAAGACATCAGGGATAAGGATGGTATCTCAGCAGGTATGCTCGTGGCCGAGGCGGCAGCATATTATAAAAAGCAGGGAAAAACTCTCTGGCAGGTTCTGATCGGTCTATATGAAAAATATGGTTTTTATGCAGAGGATGAGCCTAACCTTATCCTTGAGGGAATTGAGGGTGCAGAAAGAATTTCCAGAATGATGAGTGCATTGAGGGCTGATCTTCCGAAGGAAGTTGCCGGAATTAAAGTCGATAAAGTCATTGATTACGTTAATGGCTATGAGGATATCCCTGCATCGAATGTACTCCGTTTCTATCTTGAGGATGGAAGCATGTTTTCAGTACGTCCTTCCGGAACTGAACCAAAAATTAAGTTTTATTTTTATACAAAACAGGATTCGAGAGAGAATGCGCTTAAGAGAAATGCAGAGATAAAAGAAGCGCTGCTTGATATCGTCAATGCAATAGAGTAA
- a CDS encoding cytidine deaminase yields MLNDNEIKTLIENAVKMLQRSYIPYSNFAVGASLMTEEGRIYNGCNIENAAFTPSNCAERTAFFKAVSEGESRFKAIAIVGGPGRIIKDYCPPCGVCRQVMQEFCDPETFNIILAKDTDDYKILSLKDLLPFGFGSADLNA; encoded by the coding sequence ATGCTGAATGATAACGAGATTAAAACACTTATAGAAAATGCTGTAAAAATGCTTCAGCGTTCTTATATTCCATATTCCAATTTTGCGGTTGGTGCATCGCTGATGACGGAAGAAGGCAGGATTTACAATGGCTGTAATATTGAAAATGCTGCATTTACTCCATCAAACTGTGCGGAAAGGACAGCCTTTTTCAAGGCTGTCTCCGAGGGAGAAAGCCGTTTCAAGGCAATTGCGATCGTAGGAGGACCCGGCAGGATCATTAAGGATTATTGTCCGCCATGCGGTGTCTGCAGACAGGTAATGCAGGAATTCTGCGATCCGGAAACTTTTAATATAATCCTTGCCAAAGATACTGATGATTATAAGATTTTAAGCTTGAAAGACCTGTTGCCGTTTGGATTTGGCAGTGCAGATCTAAATGCATGA
- the aroA gene encoding 3-phosphoshikimate 1-carboxyvinyltransferase: protein MKLSHASHLKGEITIPGDKSISHRSIMFGSIAEGTTEISGFLKSADCISTMNAFRAMGINIEEDKENGIILVHGKGLHGLNAPEAVIDCGNSGTTTRILSGILAGQDFEATLTGDSSIQKRPMKRVIDPLTKMGADISSINGNGCAPLKIRPSKLHGETIKTPIASAQVKSAILLAGLYAGSATKVIEPSLSRNHTELMLSAFGAEIKSGTFENPTAEIIPGKNLYGQKIKVPGDISSAAYFIGAGLITPGSEILVKNVGINPTRDGLIRVFKAMNADLTLIDEREEGGEKTADILVRSSSLKACEIGGSLIPTLIDEIPLIAVAATQAEGTTVIKDAAELKVKESNRIDLTVNNLKAMGADIEATDDGMIIRGKTSLHHARIETARDHRIAMSFAIASLINEDVQQTDISDAGCVGISYPEFFKELDSLKNR from the coding sequence ATGAAATTATCACATGCAAGTCATTTGAAGGGTGAAATCACCATCCCGGGTGATAAATCAATCTCCCACCGCTCCATAATGTTTGGTTCGATTGCTGAAGGCACAACAGAAATAAGCGGCTTCCTCAAAAGCGCGGACTGTATTTCTACAATGAATGCATTCAGGGCGATGGGTATCAATATAGAAGAAGATAAAGAAAATGGGATAATACTTGTACATGGAAAGGGGCTTCACGGCCTTAATGCACCGGAAGCCGTCATAGACTGCGGAAATTCAGGTACGACTACCAGGATCCTCTCAGGTATTCTTGCCGGACAGGATTTTGAAGCAACGCTTACCGGAGATTCTTCTATACAGAAGCGTCCAATGAAAAGAGTTATCGACCCTTTGACTAAAATGGGTGCCGATATAAGCTCTATTAACGGAAACGGATGTGCTCCATTAAAAATAAGACCTTCAAAGCTTCATGGTGAAACCATAAAAACTCCAATTGCATCTGCGCAGGTCAAATCTGCGATCCTTTTAGCCGGATTATATGCCGGTTCAGCCACTAAGGTCATTGAGCCCTCACTGTCAAGAAACCACACCGAGCTGATGCTTTCAGCCTTTGGCGCTGAGATTAAGTCAGGAACTTTTGAAAATCCCACTGCGGAAATTATTCCAGGGAAAAATTTATATGGTCAGAAAATAAAGGTTCCCGGTGATATTTCGTCCGCAGCATATTTTATAGGCGCTGGACTTATTACCCCAGGTTCTGAAATCCTTGTAAAAAATGTCGGCATCAATCCTACCAGAGATGGTCTTATCCGGGTTTTCAAGGCTATGAATGCTGATCTGACTTTAATTGATGAACGTGAAGAAGGCGGCGAAAAAACAGCCGATATTTTAGTAAGAAGCTCCAGTCTTAAAGCATGTGAAATTGGCGGCTCACTGATTCCTACACTTATTGATGAAATCCCGCTGATCGCAGTTGCAGCGACCCAGGCAGAGGGGACAACAGTGATCAAGGATGCTGCTGAATTAAAGGTCAAGGAGTCAAACCGCATCGACCTTACCGTAAATAACCTTAAGGCAATGGGAGCTGATATCGAGGCAACTGATGATGGCATGATAATCAGGGGAAAGACCAGCCTCCACCATGCACGGATCGAGACAGCCAGGGATCACCGCATTGCAATGAGCTTTGCAATAGCATCACTTATAAATGAGGATGTACAGCAGACTGACATATCCGATGCCGGATGTGTCGGAATCTCCTATCCCGAGTTTTTTAAGGAACTTGATTCGCTTAAAAACCGTTAA
- a CDS encoding prephenate dehydrogenase: MDKLKVAFIGLGLIGGSIAMTIRKKFPDAEIIALNRSDATLKSALDDGIINAGTHEIDDNFKNCDYIFLSAPVDTNISFLEKLKPYLTDETILTDAGSVKGKIHAAVEKILPDSQFIGGHPMAGSEKSGYANANDHLIENAYYILTPSANTTKENVEEYKCFIKELDAIPLVLSAEEHDYITAAVSHLPHIVAYSLVQTVMEKDSPEEYMKMIAAGGFKDITRIASSDATMWEQICLENPENIRVLIKEFMSRMEHFDKLIKDADGEKIHTLFDSIKNYRNSIRENRKGALPKIYDMHCDIIDETGAIATIATLLSTQGISIKNIGIVHNRTYEQGVLHIEYYDEISKAKAAQALSRHGYTIFPD, encoded by the coding sequence ATGGATAAATTAAAAGTTGCTTTTATCGGCCTTGGACTTATCGGGGGATCCATAGCCATGACAATACGAAAAAAATTCCCCGATGCTGAGATAATTGCATTAAACCGTTCGGATGCCACCTTAAAATCTGCACTAGACGATGGGATCATCAATGCCGGAACACATGAAATAGATGATAATTTTAAGAACTGTGATTATATATTTCTTTCAGCACCGGTAGATACAAATATCTCTTTTCTGGAAAAACTGAAGCCATATTTGACGGATGAAACGATTCTCACCGACGCCGGATCTGTAAAGGGAAAAATTCATGCAGCTGTAGAAAAGATCTTGCCGGATTCCCAATTTATTGGCGGCCATCCGATGGCTGGTTCAGAAAAGTCAGGATATGCTAACGCTAATGATCATCTGATTGAAAACGCTTATTATATTCTTACGCCTTCTGCAAATACAACAAAAGAAAATGTCGAAGAATATAAATGCTTTATAAAAGAACTTGATGCTATTCCGCTTGTACTCTCAGCAGAGGAACATGATTATATCACTGCTGCAGTGAGTCATCTTCCGCATATAGTGGCATACTCCCTTGTTCAGACTGTAATGGAAAAGGATTCTCCCGAGGAATACATGAAGATGATCGCGGCAGGCGGATTTAAGGATATAACAAGGATCGCATCCTCTGATGCTACGATGTGGGAGCAGATCTGTCTCGAAAATCCTGAAAATATCAGGGTTCTTATTAAAGAGTTTATGTCTAGGATGGAACATTTTGATAAACTTATAAAAGATGCTGACGGAGAAAAAATCCACACCCTCTTTGATTCTATCAAAAATTACAGAAATTCTATCCGTGAAAACCGGAAAGGTGCCCTCCCGAAAATTTATGATATGCATTGCGATATCATTGATGAAACCGGTGCTATAGCTACGATCGCGACTCTGCTTTCCACTCAGGGAATATCCATAAAAAACATCGGGATTGTCCACAACCGCACCTATGAACAGGGTGTCCTGCACATAGAGTATTATGATGAAATATCCAAGGCAAAGGCAGCACAGGCACTTTCAAGACACGGATACACAATTTTCCCTGACTGA
- the aroF gene encoding 3-deoxy-7-phosphoheptulonate synthase: MVIVMKPGASDASIEHVVNFVIESGLTPHISKGTEVTIIGMVGDKEKLNYDNLKIFEDVDKLVPVTESYKLANKKFHPEPSKIKVGNTFIGPDTLTIMAGPCAVENEDQMMLVAEAVKKSGATIIRGGAYKPRTSPYSFQGLGEEGLKYMKEASEATGLATISEVISLESVNAAVKYVDMLQIGARNMQNFYLLKEVGRSGLPVLLKRGLSSTIDEWLNAAEYIISEGNPNVVLCERGIRTFETATRNTLDISAVPVLKERTHLPVVVDPSHATGVRGYVKPLAKSAIAAGADGLMIEVHNDPAKALSDGAQSLTFEQFDDLTKEIRPYAELAKREF; the protein is encoded by the coding sequence ATGGTTATAGTTATGAAACCCGGCGCATCTGACGCCAGTATCGAACATGTTGTTAATTTCGTTATAGAATCCGGTCTTACTCCTCATATATCAAAAGGTACTGAAGTTACCATCATCGGTATGGTCGGTGATAAAGAAAAGCTCAATTATGACAATCTTAAAATATTTGAAGATGTAGATAAGCTTGTTCCCGTTACTGAAAGTTATAAGCTTGCCAATAAAAAATTTCATCCTGAACCCTCTAAGATCAAAGTCGGAAATACATTTATCGGACCCGATACTCTTACGATCATGGCAGGTCCATGCGCTGTTGAAAACGAAGATCAGATGATGCTGGTTGCAGAAGCTGTAAAGAAAAGTGGTGCAACTATCATCCGTGGCGGTGCGTATAAGCCCCGCACTTCCCCTTATTCATTCCAGGGTCTCGGCGAAGAAGGTCTTAAATATATGAAGGAGGCTTCTGAAGCTACAGGTCTTGCAACTATCAGCGAAGTAATATCTCTCGAGTCAGTTAATGCTGCTGTCAAGTATGTAGATATGCTTCAGATCGGCGCAAGAAATATGCAGAACTTCTATCTTTTAAAAGAAGTTGGCCGCAGTGGTCTGCCTGTTCTTTTAAAGAGAGGTCTTTCCTCCACTATCGATGAATGGCTGAATGCTGCAGAATATATTATTTCTGAAGGCAATCCAAATGTAGTACTTTGTGAACGAGGAATACGTACCTTCGAAACAGCCACAAGAAATACTCTTGATATTTCAGCAGTTCCTGTTCTTAAAGAACGTACACATCTTCCTGTTGTAGTAGATCCTTCACATGCAACAGGTGTCAGAGGATATGTAAAGCCTTTGGCAAAATCTGCTATAGCAGCAGGTGCAGACGGTCTTATGATCGAAGTACATAATGATCCGGCCAAAGCACTTTCTGATGGAGCACAGTCACTTACATTTGAGCAGTTCGACGATCTGACTAAAGAAATTCGTCCTTACGCTGAACTTGCAAAAAGGGAATTTTGA